The Paenibacillus polymyxa M1 DNA segment TACTGGCGAATCCGGGAGGAAACTGGCTGTTGCTGTTGGCTGCCATGCTTACAATACATGCAATGCTGTTCCTGCCGATGCTGACCGCCGTGTTTGGGTCTCTAGTCTGCCGTTTCGAGCATGGGGGCGGCGGCTGGAAGCAGCTGATGTCATTGCCGTTGTCCCGCACGGGTCTGTACGCAGCCAAGCTGACCATCATTATGGCTATGGTCGGACTGACTCAGCTGCTGTTCGGAGGAGCGCTGCTGGGTGTTGGAGCTGTGCAGGGGATGAACGGGCCGATTCCTTGGACCGTGATCGCCCAAAGCCTGCTTGCAGGCTGGGTTGCTTGTCTGCCGTTGGCCGCCCTGCAACTGATGGTGTCCTTTTTGTGGTCTAGCTTTGCTGCACCGCTTGCTTTGAATTTCGTCTTCACCGTGCCCAATATGCTGATCGCCAACTCTCAGACCTATGCTCCGTATTATCCGTGGGTACAACCTTTATTGGCGATGATGCCGAGTGGGGGAGACGACTTTGGGGCGTTCATGGTGCCAACGGATACACTCTTGATGGTGGTACTGGGTAGCTTTGTCCTGTTTGCGTTGGCTGGCCTGACGATATTTCGTTATAAAGAGATATAAGACGAAATATAGGAACTGTAAAAGCTCCTTGCCCTAAATGAGGGCAAGGAGCTTTTTTACTGTACCCAGGTTCGTGTTCTGAATAAGGTACTGGCTCTATGGGGTTACACTAAGTCTGAAATGGCGCGAATATTTTCGCTGATCAGGCGGCAAGAGGCGTCGAACTTGGCTTGTTCTTCTGGATTTAGCTCAAGTTCGATAATCTCCTGAATTCCTCTACTGCCGATGATTGCCGGAACGCCCGTGCAGACATCAGTGTGTCCGTACTCGTCGTCCAATACGGCAGAGATCGCTATAATTTTACCATCGTCATTCAAAATGGAACGGGTAATGTACGCCAGCGCATTGGCAATACCAAAATAAGTGGCACCTTTGCGGGTGAAAATCTCCCAACCGGCATCCCTTGTTTTACGGGCGATGTCATCCAGATCAACGTGTCTGAATCGTTCCTTATGCTGACGCAAAATGTGCAAGAGCGGCTTGCCGCCAATCGTGACGTGTGACCAGGCCACGAATTGGGATTCGCCATGCTCGCCCAAGGCATACCCCTGCACACTGCGTGGATCTATAGAAAATACCTCAGAAAGCAACGTCTTGAGTCGGGATGAGTCAATAGAGGTGCCTGTGCCGATCACCTTATTACGCGGCAGACCGGATATACTCTGCACCAGATAAGTAACAATGTCGACAGGATTAGCGGCAATAACGAAAATACCATCGAAACCGCCCTCCATAATAGCTGTCACAATCTCTCTGGTGATATGCACGGCATCGTCCAATACAGACAAGCGGTCTTGGCCGGGTTTAGGGTTGGATCCAGCTGTTATAATTACAACATCCATATCCGTGCAGTCTGCATATGTGCCTGCACGGACCTTGGTGCGTGTAGACGTAAAATCCATACAATGGGACAGATCCAGTGCATGGGCTAAAGCTCGGTCATACGTGCGGTCAATCATCATGATTTCATCACAAATGGACTGATTGACCATTGAGTAGGCACAGCTCGAACCGACCATTCCCGCGCCGACAATCGCTACTTTCCTTGCCTTCCCCTTCATTTATGTTTCCTCCTCGTTCCAGCGAACGTTAATATGCTACAAATTATGCCTGAAATCCATTTTACGTTACATAACATAACATATTGCTGATCTTTTGAAAATATCCATTTTTTTGCCCTCATTCCGATAAATTAAAAACGAAAGGTGAGTAGGGAGAGCTATTTAGGAATAATTAAAGAATAAGCGAGGATTATCAATATTCTTTTAGGGGAGGGCAGGATAGAATATATCCATTTATTTATAAATGGTTTTCGTATAAATCATAACATGGACCATATTCATGGAAGAAATGTTGCCATGATATTATTGGAAGTGTGACATTTATGTGACGCTTCATAAAGAACCTTAAGAGTATATAGTGAAGGGGCATTCTCAGCGATGTCGCTTCTTGTATTTTTATAATGTATTCGTTTATGACAAAGGTTCTTAGTAGTCTGCATTATTAGAACATTTTTG contains these protein-coding regions:
- a CDS encoding ABC transporter permease codes for the protein MFGGYVRLLSVERLKMAKSPVWLLALVSPAIAVLVGLLANPGGNWLLLLAAMLTIHAMLFLPMLTAVFGSLVCRFEHGGGGWKQLMSLPLSRTGLYAAKLTIIMAMVGLTQLLFGGALLGVGAVQGMNGPIPWTVIAQSLLAGWVACLPLAALQLMVSFLWSSFAAPLALNFVFTVPNMLIANSQTYAPYYPWVQPLLAMMPSGGDDFGAFMVPTDTLLMVVLGSFVLFALAGLTIFRYKEI
- a CDS encoding L-lactate dehydrogenase — encoded protein: MKGKARKVAIVGAGMVGSSCAYSMVNQSICDEIMMIDRTYDRALAHALDLSHCMDFTSTRTKVRAGTYADCTDMDVVIITAGSNPKPGQDRLSVLDDAVHITREIVTAIMEGGFDGIFVIAANPVDIVTYLVQSISGLPRNKVIGTGTSIDSSRLKTLLSEVFSIDPRSVQGYALGEHGESQFVAWSHVTIGGKPLLHILRQHKERFRHVDLDDIARKTRDAGWEIFTRKGATYFGIANALAYITRSILNDDGKIIAISAVLDDEYGHTDVCTGVPAIIGSRGIQEIIELELNPEEQAKFDASCRLISENIRAISDLV